A single region of the Nocardioides aurantiacus genome encodes:
- a CDS encoding GMC family oxidoreductase, whose translation MAENAPHLGNPIPHDEEVVVIVGSGAGGGTVAYELTRKGIPCVVLEAGPWLLPEDYENDEWAAFNQMAWLDNRTASGPYRVATDFPNLPAWIVKAVGGTTTHWSGATPRFREYEFKTRSHYGRVEGANLLDWPITLADLAPFYDRAEKAIGSTHRHGRPALPANNNYKVLANGAEKVGYKFYATGPYGTNAEPYDGRPASIQDGFNFQGDKSTAKWSTAVREIPRAIATGTCEVRPSSQAVQVTHDASGRADAVLYLDSEGNLHRQAAKVVCVAGNSIESPRLLLMSASALHPDGLANSSGQVGRNYMRHTTGSVYARFDQPVRMYRGETMAGIIADEARLDTSRGFAGGYYMETLSLGPAFLAAFAEPGSWGPEFTEILDAYQNTAGMWVVGEDMPQETNRVTLSPAHQDQWGLPAPDVHFEDHPNDVAMREHGYGRADMLYEAVGANGTHHTPPYPATHNLGTCRMSARPEDGVVDAFGQAHDVPGLYVSDGSVMTTGAAANPTLTIVALAIRQAEHIASQLGKGAS comes from the coding sequence ATGGCCGAGAACGCCCCGCACCTGGGCAACCCGATCCCGCACGACGAGGAGGTCGTGGTCATCGTCGGCTCGGGCGCCGGCGGCGGCACCGTGGCCTACGAGCTGACCCGGAAGGGCATCCCCTGCGTGGTGCTCGAGGCCGGCCCCTGGCTGCTGCCCGAGGACTACGAGAACGACGAGTGGGCCGCCTTCAACCAGATGGCGTGGCTGGACAACCGCACCGCGTCCGGCCCCTACCGCGTCGCCACCGACTTCCCGAACCTCCCGGCCTGGATCGTCAAGGCCGTCGGCGGCACCACGACCCACTGGTCCGGAGCGACGCCGCGCTTCCGCGAGTACGAGTTCAAGACCCGCAGCCACTACGGCCGGGTCGAGGGCGCCAACCTGCTCGACTGGCCGATCACGCTGGCCGACCTCGCGCCGTTCTACGACCGCGCCGAGAAGGCCATCGGCTCCACCCACCGCCACGGGCGGCCGGCGCTGCCCGCCAACAACAACTACAAGGTGCTGGCCAACGGCGCCGAGAAGGTCGGCTACAAGTTCTACGCGACCGGCCCCTACGGCACCAACGCCGAGCCGTACGACGGCCGCCCGGCCTCGATCCAGGACGGGTTCAACTTCCAGGGCGACAAGTCCACCGCCAAGTGGAGCACCGCCGTCCGCGAGATCCCCCGGGCGATCGCGACCGGCACGTGCGAGGTGCGCCCCTCCAGCCAGGCCGTCCAGGTCACCCACGACGCCTCCGGGCGCGCCGACGCGGTGCTCTACCTCGACTCCGAGGGCAACCTGCACCGGCAGGCGGCCAAGGTCGTCTGCGTCGCGGGCAACTCGATCGAGTCGCCGCGGCTGCTGCTGATGAGCGCCAGCGCGCTGCACCCCGACGGGCTGGCCAACTCCTCGGGCCAGGTGGGTCGCAACTACATGCGCCACACCACGGGCTCGGTCTACGCCCGCTTCGACCAGCCGGTGCGTATGTACCGCGGCGAGACCATGGCCGGCATCATCGCCGACGAGGCGCGCCTGGACACCTCGCGCGGCTTCGCGGGCGGCTACTACATGGAGACCCTCTCGCTCGGCCCGGCCTTCCTGGCCGCCTTCGCCGAGCCCGGCTCCTGGGGCCCGGAGTTCACCGAGATCCTCGACGCCTACCAGAACACCGCCGGCATGTGGGTGGTGGGCGAGGACATGCCGCAGGAGACCAACCGGGTCACCCTGAGCCCGGCCCACCAGGACCAGTGGGGCCTGCCCGCCCCCGACGTCCACTTCGAGGACCACCCCAACGACGTGGCGATGCGCGAGCACGGCTACGGTCGCGCGGACATGCTCTACGAAGCCGTCGGTGCCAACGGCACCCACCACACGCCGCCCTACCCGGCGACCCACAACCTGGGCACCTGCCGGATGAGCGCGCGGCCGGAGGACGGCGTCGTCGACGCGTTCGGGCAGGCCCACGACGTGCCGGGCCTCTACGTCAGCGACGGCTCGGTGATGACCACCGGCGCCGCGGCCAACCCGACGCTGACCATCGTGGCGCTGGCGATCCGCCAGGCCGAGCACATCGCCTCGCAGCTGGGCAAGGGAGCGTCCTGA
- a CDS encoding gluconate 2-dehydrogenase subunit 3 family protein: protein MVDTTPDTVSPAARTNLVRLLRAAYPHPRFPDGPYERTADTIIEQVDESLWHRLALVQGLESLDAAAQHSRGTGFADLDDEQALALLRGIEDAQFFAFVRGVTVVTLYNDHEVWDLLGYEGESYSKGGYLHRGFDDLDWLPNPRIEEYDGPERIVEVAPDDQLTTTGGTH from the coding sequence ATGGTCGACACCACCCCCGACACCGTCAGCCCGGCGGCCCGCACCAACCTGGTGCGGCTGCTCCGGGCGGCCTACCCCCACCCGCGCTTCCCCGACGGTCCCTACGAGCGGACCGCCGACACGATCATCGAGCAGGTCGACGAGTCGCTGTGGCACCGCCTGGCCCTGGTGCAGGGCCTGGAGTCCCTCGACGCCGCGGCGCAGCACAGCCGGGGCACCGGCTTCGCCGACCTCGACGACGAACAGGCGCTCGCCCTGCTGCGCGGCATCGAGGACGCCCAGTTCTTCGCCTTCGTCCGCGGCGTCACCGTCGTGACGCTCTACAACGACCACGAGGTCTGGGACCTGCTCGGCTACGAGGGCGAGTCCTACTCCAAGGGCGGCTACCTCCACCGCGGCTTCGACGACCTCGACTGGCTGCCCAACCCCCGCATCGAGGAGTACGACGGACCCGAGCGGATCGTCGAGGTGGCCCCCGACGACCAGCTCACCACCACCGGAGGGACGCACTGA